From Streptomyces sp. SAI-135:
CCCGCAACGACACTGTGACCCCGGTCTCCCGCGGCCGGCCGGGGTGTGGTCGCCGTGCCTCACGGCGACTCGTCCCGGGGCTCGCCGGAGGTGGGGGAGGAGGAGAACGACCGGAAGCCGTCGGCGCGTACGCCGCCCGTGACCCGGAGGAACTCCAGTTTCTCCGCGTCGGCGGAACCCGCGGCCACCGTGTAGACGACGAGGCGGATGTCGCAGCCCGGGACGGTGAGCACGTCGCAGTCGCAGGTCACCTCGCCGACCTGGGGGTGCACGACGGTCTTGCGCGCCGAGACGTGCGGTCCGACCGCGCCCTCGTCCCACAGCCGGGCGAACTCCGCACTGGTGGACCGCAGTTCCTCGACGAGGTCGGCCAGGCCGCGGTCGCGGGGGTAGGTGACGAGGGCGGTGCGCAGATCGGCGACCAGGGCGGGGCCCAGGGCGTCTCCGTCCTGGAGCACGGGCCAGGCGGCGAGACCTGAGGGCCCGGTGGTGAAGACCGACCGCACCAGGTTTCGCTCGACGGACGTCCGGGCGACGGGATCGCCCAGGAGCGCCGCCCACGAGGGGGTCCAGGACAGCAGGGTCCAGTCGGCGCTGAACACGCCCACGGGGAACTCCCCGAGGCGGGCCAGCATGCGCTGGACCCCCGCCGGGACATGCGTGGAGATCGTCCCCTCCTGGGGAGGCAGCAGGCCGGCCAGCCGGTAGGCATGGTCACGCTCCACGGGCTGCAGTTGCAGTGCCCTGGCCAGGCTCGCGACGACCTGCGCCGAAGGGCTCGTGGCGCGCCCCTGCTCCAGCCGCACCACGTAGTCGACCGAGAGCCCCGCGAGGTCGGCGAGCTCCTCGCGGCGCAGCCCCGCCGCCCGTCGGCCGGGCCGCGAGGGCCGTCCGACGTCGGTGGGGGAAAGCCGGTCGCGCCAGCGGCGCAACGCCCTGCCCAGAGTCTCGTCCACCCGCCCATTGTGGGCGCCGTACGGCCGCCGTGCCTGGTACCGGCAGTCCTACCGTCGCCCGGGGCACTGGTTGTCCTCCCGCGCCGGGCCGAGGCTGAACCCATGACCACGACCTTCATCACCGGAGCCAACAAGTCCCTCGGGTACGAGACCGCCCGCCGTCTGACCGAGGCGGGGCACACAGTCCTCGTCGGCGCACGTGATCCCGAGCGCGGCCGCTCCGCCGCCGAAGCGCTCGGCGCCCGGTTCGTCCGGATCGACGTGACCGACGACGCGTCGGTCGCCGAAGCCGCCGCCGACGTCGCGGCCCACGAGGGCGCCATCGACGTCCTGATCAACAACGCGGGTGTCCTCGGACCGCACGTGCCCGCCGACGAACTCACGGCCGCCGACGCGACCGCGGTGTTCGACGTCAACGTCGTGGGGATCGTCCGGGTGACGCACGCGTTCCTGCCCCTGCTGCGCAAGTCCTCGAACCCGGTCGTCGTCAATGTGTCCAGCGGCATGGGGTCGTTCGAACTGACCCATGACACCTCGCGTGCCGAGGGCCGGGCCGTGGCCCCGCTGTACACCGCGTCGAAGGCCGCCGTGACCATGCTGACCACGCAGTACGCGAAGTCCTGGCCGGAGGTGAAGGTGAACGCGGCCGACCCCGGTTACACCGCGACCGACTTCAACGGTCACAGCGGCCCGCAGACCGTGACCGAGGGCACCGACGCGATTGTCGAACTCGCCACCCTCGGCCCGGACGGCCCGACCGGCGTCTTCCGTGACCGCCACGGGGCGGTGGCCTGGTGAGACCTCGACCCGGGATCAGAGCCAGTCCCGGCGTTTGAAGATCACGTACAGGCTCACGCAGACGACCCCCATCAGCCCGATCGCGAACGGGTACCCGAACCTCCAGCTCAGCTCCGGCATGTGCTGGAAGTTCATTCCGTAGATCGTGCCCACCAGCGTGGGGGCGAACAGGATCGCCGCCCAGGAGGAGATCTTCTTGATCTCCTCGTTCTGCTCGAAGCCCGCCTCCGCCAGCGCCCGCATCTCCGCGTTCTGCTGCTGGGTGACGAGCGTGGCGTTGACCGTGAGGATGTCGGTGAGGGCCTGGCGGAAGCCGTCGACCCGCTCGCTGGTGTGGGTGACGTGGTCGGCGACGTCCCGCAGGTAGCGCTGGAGCTCCTCGTCCGTGCCGTACTTGGCGAAGCCGGCCATCAGGGCGTGCAGCATGCCGACCAGGGGGCGGGTCGCGCGCTGGAACTCGACCATCTCGCGGGAGAGTTCGTAGATGCGGCGGGAGACCTCCGGGTCACCGCGGAAGACCTCCGTCTCGATCTCGTCGATGTCGTTCTGCACGCCCGCGACGACCGGCGCGTAGCCGTCGACCACCGCGTCCAGGATGGCGTAGAGGACGGCCTCGGGGCCCAGCCCGAGCAGCTCCGGTGTCTGCTCCATGCGGTGGCGCACCGCCGAGAGGTCCGGGGCCGCCCCGTGCCGGACCGTGATCACGAAGTCCGGGCCCACGAACACGTGCAGTTCGCCGAAGTCGACCTCCTCGGGGGCGTCCAGATAGCGGGCCGCCCGCAGGACCACGAAGAGCGTGTCGCCGTAGCGCTCCAGCTTCGGGCGCTGGTGGGCCTCCATCGCGTCCTCGACGGACAGCGGGTGCAGGTCGAATTCCTCGGCCAGGGAGAGGAGTTCGCTCTCCGGCGGGCGGGCGAGGCCGATCCAGGCCATGCCGGAGGGCTGTTCGCGCAGTTCACGGAAGGTGTCCGCGAGCGTCGCGGGCGAGGAGACGCGCACACCGTCCCGGTACAGCGCCGCCTGGACGATGCTCGCCGGCTCGGGCGGCTCGGGGGCAGCGGGTTCGGCGGCCGGCACCGCACTCCTGGGTGGCGCGGAGGGCGGCGTCAGGGCGCGGCGCCAGGCGGACTTCCTGGCGGAGCCCTTCGAGGAGTTCTTCGCGGCGGGACGTGCGCGTCGCTCGGACATCGTGGCGGCCTCTCGCTCTGGGGTCGAGCCGCTGTCGGCGGGATCACGGAGCAGGGTATACGGGGCAAATGACATCCTGGGCGGGGCCGCGCGAGGGCGCGGTGAGAGTTGCGGACAGAACCCGTCCGCAAGCCCCTCTAGCGTGTACCTCATGACGAAGACGACCACGTCGGCCCCCGTGCTCGGCATCCGCGCCCTGAACCGCGCGACCCTCGACCGGCAGCTG
This genomic window contains:
- a CDS encoding helix-turn-helix transcriptional regulator, producing the protein MDETLGRALRRWRDRLSPTDVGRPSRPGRRAAGLRREELADLAGLSVDYVVRLEQGRATSPSAQVVASLARALQLQPVERDHAYRLAGLLPPQEGTISTHVPAGVQRMLARLGEFPVGVFSADWTLLSWTPSWAALLGDPVARTSVERNLVRSVFTTGPSGLAAWPVLQDGDALGPALVADLRTALVTYPRDRGLADLVEELRSTSAEFARLWDEGAVGPHVSARKTVVHPQVGEVTCDCDVLTVPGCDIRLVVYTVAAGSADAEKLEFLRVTGGVRADGFRSFSSSPTSGEPRDESP
- a CDS encoding SDR family NAD(P)-dependent oxidoreductase, which gives rise to MTTTFITGANKSLGYETARRLTEAGHTVLVGARDPERGRSAAEALGARFVRIDVTDDASVAEAAADVAAHEGAIDVLINNAGVLGPHVPADELTAADATAVFDVNVVGIVRVTHAFLPLLRKSSNPVVVNVSSGMGSFELTHDTSRAEGRAVAPLYTASKAAVTMLTTQYAKSWPEVKVNAADPGYTATDFNGHSGPQTVTEGTDAIVELATLGPDGPTGVFRDRHGAVAW
- a CDS encoding magnesium and cobalt transport protein CorA, whose protein sequence is MSERRARPAAKNSSKGSARKSAWRRALTPPSAPPRSAVPAAEPAAPEPPEPASIVQAALYRDGVRVSSPATLADTFRELREQPSGMAWIGLARPPESELLSLAEEFDLHPLSVEDAMEAHQRPKLERYGDTLFVVLRAARYLDAPEEVDFGELHVFVGPDFVITVRHGAAPDLSAVRHRMEQTPELLGLGPEAVLYAILDAVVDGYAPVVAGVQNDIDEIETEVFRGDPEVSRRIYELSREMVEFQRATRPLVGMLHALMAGFAKYGTDEELQRYLRDVADHVTHTSERVDGFRQALTDILTVNATLVTQQQNAEMRALAEAGFEQNEEIKKISSWAAILFAPTLVGTIYGMNFQHMPELSWRFGYPFAIGLMGVVCVSLYVIFKRRDWL